A region from the Vicia villosa cultivar HV-30 ecotype Madison, WI linkage group LG3, Vvil1.0, whole genome shotgun sequence genome encodes:
- the LOC131657741 gene encoding uncharacterized protein LOC131657741 — MAKKTKKNPSESNVQEEAQVKSQESDHFNVTFHHGGEFVRVGGEEIIYRGGVDTTITGMHVGSWGLDSIVKIVSRLGYEEGSFRVWTKVLEIQEGFLYIRSDDDAVDFAMYFSVMNVTGDLYVEHSKGVKFERSDRAPNCVNEEKQLDGLEEEIVDGLDDSEDERATGLADGFDEEIDDTLPLNVDDSHLGPLGEPNKGLDDEDQYQSDELNSDDPDDSCDEDKPKYDKYKKEHLNKDFKFKWGMEFNSLNDFRGAIREWSVLNGREISFVKNEAHRVRVICKSKCGFLVLCSKVGHQKTFAIKTLVDKHTCARVLNNKSASSRWVAKHVVKRMQTCESIRIRDIMQDIRQNFSVGITVARAWRAKLIAKRIIEGDADNQYASIFRYAAELIRVNPRNTAKVNVVRPCPTIQPRFGSFYFCFDGCKKGFTNGCRPFVGVDGCHLKTKYGGQLLIAVGRDANDQYFPLAFGLVENETKESWKWFIQLLLEDIGQERRYVFISDQQKGLVAVFDELSNRIEHRLCLRHLYANFKKRFGGGALIRDLMMGAAKATYYQAWVTKMNELKCVDPNAWSWLSAVPPKSWCKHAFTFYPKCDVLMNNIAESFNATILVARDKPILTMCEWIRKYLMNRVATSVSKLEKWPHNVMPIPRKRLDNEVFHSGNWLPTWSMAETFQVTHTYNNHEFIVDISKRSCSCNFWELVGIPCRHAVAALSYRSQNPCEFVDECYSRNKYAECYGYAVSPINGQDMWPEVDIEPPLPPVYKTAPGRPRKIRIRESGEEGARKRRQGVAYKCTKCDKFGHNSLTCKAKTHDPNALKRKRKAKVTSANAVESSAVESSAVESNIPPTNAEESNIPPANAVQPPANADESRVPPANAVQPPVNAVQPPANAVQPPDNAVESNIPTEMSQSGSSVVDSHPVQRSNKRRQSERIKLFWFKKPITGRGSENQPIVLPE, encoded by the exons ATggcgaagaagacgaagaaaaatCCCAGTGAGAGCAATGTTCAGGAAGAAGCTCAAGTGAAATCTCAGGAATCCGATCATTTCAATGTGACGTTTCATCATGGTGGTGAGTTCGTGAGGGTTGGTGGCGAAGAAATCATCTACAGAGGAGGCGTTGATACAACCATTACAGGTATGCACGTAGGTAGCTGGGGATTGGATAGTATTGTAAAAATAGTTAGTAGGTTGGGTTATGAGGAGGGTAGTTTTAGGGTTTGGACAAAGGTATTAGAAATCCAAGAAGGGTTTCTCTATATTAGAAGTGACGATGATGCCGTAGATTTTGCCATGTATTTTAGCGTAATGAATGTCACAGGAGATTTGTATGTGGAACACAGTAAGGGTGTGAAATTTGAGCGTAGTGATAGGGCACCAAATTGTGTGAATGAGGAAAAGCAGTTGGATGGGTTGGAAGAAGAAATTGTTGATGGACTGGATGATAGTGAAGATGAGAGAGCAACCGGACTTGCTGatggttttgatgaagaaataGATGATACTTTGCCCCTAAATGTAGATGACAGTCATTTAGGCCCTTTAGGTGAGCCCAATAAGGGCTTGGATGATGAAGACCAGTATCAAAGTGATGAATTGAATAGTGATGACCCAGATGACTCTTGTGATGAAGATAAGCCCAAGTATGACAAGTACAAGAAAGAGCACTTAAACAAAGACTTTAAGTTCAAGTGGGGCATGGAATTTAATTCCCTCAACGATTTTCGAGGGGCTATTAGGGAGTGGTCAGTGCTTAATGGAAGAGAGATAAGTTTTGTAAAAAATGAGGCCCACAGAGTAAGGGTAATTTGTAAGTCCAAGTGTGGTTTTTTAGTCTTATGTTCCAAAGTGGGCCACCAAAAGACTTTTGCTATTAAAACACTTGTAGACAAACATACATGTGCTAGGGTTTTGAACAACAAGTCTGCAAGTTCTAGGTGGGTGGCTAAGCATGTTGTAAAGAGGATGCAAACCTGTGAATCTATCAGAATTAGAGATATTATGCAAGATATTAGGCAGAACTTTTCAGTTGGTATAACTGTAGCAAGAGCATGGAGGGCCAAGTTAATTGCTAAGAGGATTATTGAAGGAGATGCTGATAATCAGTATGCCTCTATCTTTAGGTATGCAGCTGAATTAATTAGAGTAAATCCAAGGAATACAGCTAAAGTCAATGTTGTCAGACCTTGTCCTACCATTCAACCTAGGTTTGGGTCATTCTATTTCTGTTTTGATGGATGTAAGAAAGGGTTTACAAATGGATGCAGACCATTTGTGGGGGTGGATGGATGTCATTTGAAAACAAAATATGGGGGACAGTTACTTATTGCTGTGGGAAGAGATGCAAATGATCAATACTTTCCATTGGCATTTGGACTTGTTGAGAATGAAACCAAGGAAAGCTGGAAATGGTTCATTCAACTGCTGCTGGAAGACATTGGACAAGAAAGGAGATATGTCTTTATATCTGATCAGCAAAAg GGTCTTGTGGCTGTGTTTGATGAGTTATCAAATAGGATTGAGCATAGATTGTGTCTTAGACACTTGTATGCAAATTTCAAGAAAAGATTTGGAGGTGGAGCCCTAATTAGGGATTTGATGATGGGAGCAGCCAAAGCCACATACTACCAGGCCTGGGTCACAAAAATGAATGAGCTCAAATGTGTGGATCCTAATGCTTGGAGTTGGCTCAGTGCAGTTCCACCAAAGAGCTGGTGTAAGCATGCCTTTACCTTTTATCCAAAATGTGATGTGTTGATGAATAACATAGCTGAGTCGTTTAATGCTACCATTTTAGTTGCTAGGGATAAGCCTATTTTAACAATGTGTGAATGGATAAGAAAGTATCTCATGAATAGGGTAGCAACTTCTGTAAGCAAGTTAGAAAAATGGCCACATAATGTTATGCCTATCCCTAGAAAAAGGCTAGATAATGAAGTTTTTCACAGTGGCAATTGGTTGCCTACATGGTCTATGGCTGAAACTTTCCAGGTTACACATACCTACAACAACCATGAGTTTATTGTTGACATCTCTAAAAGGTCTTGTAGTTGTAATTTTTGGGAATTAGTGGGAATTCCTTGTAGGCATGCTGTGGCAGCCTTGAGCTATAGGAGTCAGAACCCTTGTGAATTTGTAGATGAATGTTATTCAAGAAACAAGTATGCAGAGTGCTATGGCTATGCTGTAAGTCCAATCAATGGACAGGACATGTGGCCTGAGGTAGACATTGAGCCACCTCTGCCTCCTGTATACAAGACTGCTCCTGGAAGACCAAGGAAAATAAGGATCAGAGAGAGTGGAGAAGAAGGTGCAAGGAAGAGAAGACAAGGGGTAGCATACAAGTGTACAAAGTGTGATAAATTTGGTCACAATTCTTTGACATGTAAGGCAAAAACACATGATCCTAATGCTCTTAAAAGAAAG AGGAAAGCCAAAGTAACATCTGCCAATGCTGTTGAATCAAGTGCTGTTGAATCAAGTGCTGTTGAATCAAATATCCCACCTACTAATGCTGAAGAATCAAATATCCCACCTGCAAATGCTGTTCAACCACCTGCTAATGCTGATGAATCAAGGGTCCCACCTGCTAATGCTGTTCAACCACCTGTTAATGCTGTTCAACCACCTGCAAATGCTGTTCAACCACCTGATAATGCTGTTGAATCAAATATCCCAACTGAAATGAGTCAATCTGGGTCTAGTGTGGTTGATTCACATCCAGTACAAAGAAGCAACAAAAGGAGGCAAAGTGAGAGGATCAAACTGTTTTGGTTCAAAAAACCCATCACAGGTCGAGGTTCAGAAAACCAACCAATAGTGCTGCCAGAATAg